The following DNA comes from Bacteroidales bacterium.
GGAATATTGTCTATCTTCTCTTCCTTATAGATGGCATCAACAGCCTTTCTGAGAATGTCCGTCGAGATATCCGTACCAAAAATGGAATAATCCAGACCTGAATGATTCTTCTTGAACTCCTCCATAGTAATTGCAATGGTATAAACTTCTTCACCGCTTGAACAACCGGCGCTCCATACTTTCAGGGGTCTCCGTAATGAAAATTGACTGATATATTCAGGCAAGAGATTTTTTTCCAGGAATTCAAAATGAACGGGTTCCCGGAAAAAATCCGTTTTGTTGGTGCTGACCACATCCAGCATATGAATGAGTTCATTTTGTATCCCGTCCTCAGTGAACACATAATCAACGTATTCCTTAAAATCATTCATGTTTAAATACCGAAGCCGCTTTTGAAGCCGGCTTTGCAGCATCACCTTTTTGGCATCAGGCATCTTAATGCCTGCATGCTCTGTAATGAAACGGCTGAGTTTTTTGAAATCCTCATTGGTCATTTTTGTACTGTGAACGGCATTAAAATTCTTCTTTTCCATATTAGTACTGTTCAAAATCATTGTCTTCACCGTTTCCACCCTTGCCATTATCATTCAGGTTCAAATTGTAACCCTGCTTATTATTTTGACTGTAAGATACATTTCCATTTCCCTGGCCGTTTCCACTGCCAGCTCCTTCACTGCTATCACCATGCTCATTTCCGGATTTTTCATTACCAGACTGGACCTGAGTGGATTTTGCAGCATAAGTCTGGCTTGTCGGTGTCTTTGAAGCAAACATTTCTTCGGTAAAAAAAGATTGAAACATGATACAATATTTTGCGGCTATTCAGCCTCATGCTTTTCATTCACCGCTTCCTGAGGACTTTCATCCGCCGGCTGCTGCTGACGGCCCCTTTCTGTGGATGCCTGCACATCTTCAATCTCTTCTGCAGAAAAGACCTTATCCATATCAAGGATCATAATGAATTTATCCTCTATTTTGGCCATCCCATAAATGAACTCGGATTTAATACGGTTGCCTATGGTGGGAGGTGGCTGAATCTGATCTTTTTCAATTTCCAACACCTCCTGAACGGAATCCACAATCGTTCCGACCTGAACATTTTCCCCGCCAACTTCTACCTCCATAACAACGATACAGGTGTTGGCTGTATATTCAGCAGCACTCATTCCAAACTTAAGGCGGGTATCAATCACAGGCAGTACCTGACCCCGCAAATTGATCACTCCTTTCATATAACCAGGTGTTTTAGGTATCTGGGTAATTTTGGTCATTTCCATGATACTCAAAACCCTGCTCACATGTGCGGCAAATTCTTCTTCGCCCAGTTTAAAGGTTAAATAGGATGTAATTTGTTCCAGTTCTTCTTTATTCATCTTTCATGCCTAATTTTATTCAACAATTGAATTCCGGTCTTCCTGATAAGAAGAAAATTTCTCAATCATTTTATTGGTATCCATCACGAGGGCCACTGTGCCATCGCCCAGGATGGTTGCTCCTGAGATCATCTCCTGTTCTTTGTACATCTTACCCATAGACTTCAGAACGGCCTGATATTCTCCAATCACGTTATCCACTACCAGACCCACCCGGGTCTCTTCATACCGGACCGCCACAATCTCTTCGGTTTCATTTTCCGACTCGGGAAGATGAAATTCCTCCCTCAGATTGAAGAACGGAGTCCGTTCGCCATCCAGCACAATAAGGTTGTTAAAATGATCCACTACCTCACTGTGTTTGACGGCATAAATTTTATCCACAGCAGATAAGGGAATGACATATTTGCTCTCAGCGATCTGCACAAGCAATCCGTCAACAATGGAAAGGGTCAGGGGCAATTTAACAGTGATTGTGGTACCTGTACCAGGTTCAGAATCTATTTCCACTTCTCCCCTGATCTCACCCAGGTTCCTTTTAACCACATCCATGCCG
Coding sequences within:
- a CDS encoding chemotaxis protein CheW — translated: MNKEELEQITSYLTFKLGEEEFAAHVSRVLSIMEMTKITQIPKTPGYMKGVINLRGQVLPVIDTRLKFGMSAAEYTANTCIVVMEVEVGGENVQVGTIVDSVQEVLEIEKDQIQPPPTIGNRIKSEFIYGMAKIEDKFIMILDMDKVFSAEEIEDVQASTERGRQQQPADESPQEAVNEKHEAE